One Candidatus Bathyarchaeota archaeon genomic window carries:
- a CDS encoding zinc-dependent dehydrogenase, which translates to MYYRNDDIRIVEMPTPKIGEGELLLKVMASGICGSDVMEWYRVKKAPRVLGHEVAGLVTEVGEGVANFRVGDRVVVSHHVPCNTCRHCLRGEHTACETLHTTNIDPGGFAEYARVPRINVDRGVFRLPDEVSFEEGVFVEPLACVLRSQRRLAIRPGDTVLILGSGVSGILHIQLSKIFGAGRILATDINEYRLRAAEKFGADIALDGRGDITELLKDLNDGRGADHVIVCTNALPAIRQAFKCVDDTGKILFFAPTPPGVEVPLDLNDLWSRQITLTTSYAAAPSDLASALKLIRAGRVKVKDMITHRLGLKDTGLGFRIVAEAGESLKVIVEPHR; encoded by the coding sequence ATGTACTACAGGAATGACGATATAAGGATAGTGGAAATGCCCACCCCTAAGATCGGGGAGGGTGAACTGCTGCTCAAGGTAATGGCGAGTGGGATCTGCGGAAGCGATGTGATGGAGTGGTATAGAGTGAAGAAGGCCCCGAGGGTTCTGGGACACGAGGTGGCCGGGCTGGTCACAGAGGTAGGCGAGGGGGTCGCGAATTTCAGGGTTGGCGACAGGGTTGTGGTCTCTCATCACGTCCCCTGCAACACCTGCCGCCACTGTTTAAGGGGGGAGCACACGGCCTGCGAAACCCTCCACACGACCAACATAGACCCAGGAGGATTCGCCGAGTATGCTAGGGTTCCAAGGATAAACGTGGATAGAGGCGTCTTCAGACTTCCTGATGAGGTGAGCTTCGAGGAGGGGGTCTTCGTAGAGCCCCTAGCATGCGTCCTGAGGTCTCAGAGGAGGCTGGCGATCCGACCTGGCGACACCGTTCTGATCCTTGGAAGCGGGGTCTCAGGCATCCTCCACATACAGCTCTCCAAGATATTTGGAGCTGGGAGGATACTAGCTACGGATATAAACGAGTATCGACTAAGAGCGGCTGAAAAGTTCGGTGCCGACATCGCTCTAGACGGCAGAGGGGATATCACAGAACTACTCAAGGATCTTAATGATGGGAGGGGAGCTGACCATGTAATAGTCTGCACTAACGCCCTCCCAGCCATAAGGCAAGCATTCAAATGCGTCGATGATACAGGAAAGATCCTATTCTTCGCACCCACACCGCCAGGCGTCGAGGTCCCTCTAGACCTCAACGACCTCTGGAGCAGGCAGATCACTCTAACGACCAGCTATGCCGCCGCTCCATCAGACCTAGCCTCAGCCCTTAAACTCATACGAGCAGGTCGAGTAAAGGTCAAGGATATGATAACCCATAGGCTAGGTTTAAAGGATACGGGTCTAGGGTTCAGGATCGTTGCAGAGGCCGGGGAATCCTTAAAGGTCATCGTAGAACCACATCGATAA
- a CDS encoding M55 family metallopeptidase, translating to MVEKPKRVFISIDMEGVSGIVDWSQVGRDPQEYGVGRKLMVGDLNAAVEGALKAGADEVVVSDAHGRMRNLQPEEVHEAAQLVRGSPKPLSMMEGIDGSFDAALYVGYHAMNGTRNGILCHTISSRTVDAIYINGLETGEFGLNSALAGWYGVPSVFISGDSAVAAEARSLVPGIKTAIVKWGVGRYSARCLHPEKARALIEKTVAEALASSKEIKPYRIAEPTEFRLRVVTPSMADAAAVLPYIERVDGRTLKAVFNDYPTALRGLRAAITIAATAEAE from the coding sequence GGGATAGTCGACTGGTCCCAGGTGGGCCGTGACCCCCAGGAGTATGGGGTGGGAAGAAAACTCATGGTGGGAGACCTGAACGCGGCGGTTGAGGGGGCCCTCAAGGCTGGCGCTGATGAGGTTGTGGTCTCCGACGCCCATGGGAGGATGAGAAACCTCCAGCCAGAGGAGGTCCACGAGGCAGCCCAGCTGGTGAGGGGCTCGCCAAAGCCCCTATCTATGATGGAGGGGATCGATGGGAGCTTTGACGCCGCCCTGTACGTGGGATACCACGCTATGAACGGCACCAGAAATGGCATACTATGCCATACGATCTCGAGTAGGACTGTTGACGCCATATATATCAATGGCCTCGAGACAGGGGAGTTCGGCCTGAACTCCGCCCTCGCAGGCTGGTACGGAGTCCCATCTGTATTCATCTCAGGAGACTCAGCAGTAGCCGCCGAGGCTAGGAGCTTGGTTCCCGGGATCAAGACAGCCATCGTCAAGTGGGGTGTAGGCAGATATTCTGCAAGGTGCCTCCATCCTGAGAAGGCGAGGGCCCTCATCGAGAAGACAGTGGCCGAGGCATTAGCTAGCTCTAAAGAGATCAAACCCTATAGGATTGCCGAACCCACTGAGTTCAGGCTAAGGGTCGTCACACCGTCGATGGCCGACGCCGCAGCTGTGCTCCCCTACATCGAGAGGGTAGATGGAAGAACGCTGAAAGCCGTCTTCAACGATTATCCCACGGCTCTAAGGGGTCTACGGGCCGCCATCACCATAGCAGCAACCGCTGAGGCAGAATAA